The following DNA comes from Flammeovirgaceae bacterium.
AGCGGGCCACCAACCTCCTGGTGTCCTTGATTTTTAAAGGGTTCTCGATGGAGGATATCTGGTGGGCAAACTTGAGTTTGCGCAACGCTTCCTGCTCGGTGCCAATTTTCTCCTTTAGTTCCTCTACACTATATGCTTTTATCTCCGTGTTTTTCATGGCTTTATTTGCTTGCGGCAGTTTCTACGTAGTCCCTGCGTACGGTGAATTTCGTCAAAAAGGGGAGTTTGCCTTCGGCCAGGCGCAAGGCCTCTTTTGCTGTGGCCATGTCCACGCCCCCGGCTTCTATCAGGATGGTGCCCGGCTTCACGACCGCCACCCAATATTCGGGGGCCCCCTTTCCTTTACCCATCCTTACTTCGGCAGGCTTTTTGGTTATCGGCTTATCAGGGAAAACACGTATCCACACCTGGCCTTCCCGTTTCATGGCACGGGTCACCGCTATCCTTGCGGCCTCGATCTGGCGTGCCGTGATCCAACCGCCCTCCAGGGATTTCAAACCAAAGGAACCGAACGCCAATGTATGGCCACGGGTGGCCAATCCCTTCACACGGCCCTTGTGCATTTTTCTAAACTTGGTACGCTTCGGCTGTAACATATCTGCTGCCTGTTAAAAATTCCTGATTAATTTTTCCTTCTTCTGTCGCCACCGCGGTCAGGCCTGTCCCCATGTCCACGGCCTCCTGCCCTTCTGCGGTCCGGGGCACCTCCGCCCTTATTGTCGCCCCCGGCATTGCCCACCATCCCCACATTGGGAGACAGGTCGCGCTTGCCAAAAATTTCACCCCTGAACACCCACACTTTGATGCCGATCTTTCCATATACAGTCTGTGCTTCCGTCACGGCATAATCGATGTCGGCACGAAGCGTGTGCAAGGGGATCCTTC
Coding sequences within:
- the rpmC gene encoding 50S ribosomal protein L29, which translates into the protein MKNTEIKAYSVEELKEKIGTEQEALRKLKFAHQISSIENPLKIKDTRRLVARLKTELRARELQK
- the rplP gene encoding 50S ribosomal protein L16, whose translation is MLQPKRTKFRKMHKGRVKGLATRGHTLAFGSFGLKSLEGGWITARQIEAARIAVTRAMKREGQVWIRVFPDKPITKKPAEVRMGKGKGAPEYWVAVVKPGTILIEAGGVDMATAKEALRLAEGKLPFLTKFTVRRDYVETAASK